In one Bacteroides intestinalis DSM 17393 genomic region, the following are encoded:
- a CDS encoding V-type ATP synthase subunit B, producing the protein MATKAFQKIYTKVTQITKATCSLKATGVGYDELATVNGKLAQVVKIAGDDVTLQVFEGTEGIPTNAEIVFLGKSPTLKVSEQLAGRFFNAFGDPIDGGPSIEGQEVEIGGPSVNPVRRKQPSELIATGIAGIDLNNTLVSGQKIPFFADPDQPFNQVMANVALRAETDKIILGGMGMTNDDYLYFKNVFSNAGALDRIVSFMNTTENPPVERLLIPDMALTAAEYFAVNNDEKVLVLLTDMTSYADALAIVSNRMDQIPSKDSMPGSLYSDLAKIYEKAVQFPSGGSITIIAVTTLSGGDITHAVPDNTGYITEGQLFLRRDTDIGKVIVDPFRSLSRLKQLVTGKKTRKDHPQVMNAAVRLYADAANAKTKLENGFDLTNYDERTLAFAKDYSNQLLAIDVNLDTTEMLDVAWSLFGKYFRPEEVNIKKELVDEFWPKANN; encoded by the coding sequence ATGGCAACAAAAGCATTTCAAAAAATATATACCAAGGTCACTCAGATTACGAAAGCTACCTGCTCGCTGAAAGCAACAGGGGTAGGGTATGACGAGTTGGCTACCGTAAACGGCAAGCTCGCCCAGGTGGTGAAGATTGCCGGTGACGATGTGACTCTGCAGGTATTCGAGGGTACGGAAGGTATCCCCACCAATGCGGAGATAGTATTCCTGGGCAAGTCGCCTACGCTGAAAGTGAGCGAACAGCTTGCAGGGCGTTTCTTCAACGCTTTCGGTGATCCGATTGACGGAGGTCCGTCCATCGAAGGCCAGGAAGTGGAGATCGGTGGCCCGTCTGTGAACCCGGTACGTCGTAAACAACCGTCGGAACTGATTGCAACAGGTATTGCAGGTATCGACTTGAACAATACGCTGGTATCCGGACAGAAAATTCCATTCTTTGCGGACCCCGACCAGCCGTTTAACCAGGTAATGGCGAATGTAGCACTTCGTGCCGAGACAGATAAGATTATTCTGGGTGGTATGGGTATGACGAATGATGACTACCTGTACTTTAAGAATGTGTTCTCCAATGCCGGTGCGCTCGACCGTATCGTCAGCTTCATGAATACAACGGAGAATCCTCCGGTAGAACGTTTGCTGATTCCGGACATGGCATTGACGGCGGCAGAATATTTCGCTGTGAACAATGATGAAAAGGTACTGGTGCTGTTGACCGATATGACTTCTTATGCCGATGCCTTGGCTATCGTATCCAACCGTATGGACCAGATTCCTTCTAAGGACTCTATGCCGGGTTCTCTTTATTCGGATTTGGCTAAGATCTATGAGAAGGCTGTGCAGTTCCCGAGTGGCGGTTCCATTACCATTATCGCGGTAACTACATTGTCCGGTGGCGACATTACGCATGCTGTGCCTGATAATACGGGTTACATTACGGAAGGTCAGTTATTCCTGCGTCGTGATACGGATATCGGTAAGGTTATCGTTGACCCATTCCGTTCACTGTCCCGTCTGAAACAGCTCGTTACAGGTAAGAAGACCCGTAAGGATCATCCGCAGGTGATGAATGCTGCTGTACGTCTGTACGCCGATGCTGCCAATGCCAAGACGAAGTTGGAGAACGGTTTCGACCTGACGAACTATGACGAACGTACCCTTGCATTTGCCAAGGATTACTCCAACCAACTGCTGGCTATTGATGTGAACCTCGATACGACAGAAATGCTCGATGTGGCCTGGAGCCTGTTCGGCAAGTATTTCCGTCCGGAAGAAGTGAATATCAAGAAAGAATTGGTTGACGAGTTCTGGCCAAAAGCAAATAACTAA
- a CDS encoding V-type ATP synthase subunit D, protein MAIKFQYNKTSLQQLEKQLKVRVRTLPIIKNKESALRMEVKRCKSEAAALDEKLEREIQAYEAMFALWNEFDSSLIKVSDVHLGVKKIAGVRVPLLENVDFEIRPYSLFNAPKWYADGIHLLKVLAQTAIEREFIVAKLGLLEHARKKTTQKVNLFEKVQIPGYQDALRKIKRFMEDEENLSKSSQKIMKSHQESRKEAEA, encoded by the coding sequence GTGGCTATAAAGTTTCAATATAATAAAACTTCCCTCCAGCAGTTGGAAAAGCAACTGAAAGTGCGGGTACGTACACTCCCTATTATTAAGAATAAGGAGAGCGCACTACGCATGGAAGTGAAGCGCTGCAAATCAGAAGCTGCCGCGCTGGATGAGAAGTTGGAACGGGAAATCCAGGCCTATGAAGCGATGTTCGCCCTTTGGAATGAGTTTGATTCCTCATTGATAAAGGTGAGCGATGTACATCTCGGCGTGAAAAAGATTGCTGGTGTACGGGTGCCGCTGCTCGAAAACGTTGATTTCGAAATACGCCCCTACAGCCTGTTCAATGCTCCCAAATGGTATGCCGACGGCATACATTTGCTCAAGGTGTTGGCACAGACGGCTATCGAGCGGGAGTTTATCGTCGCCAAACTGGGCTTGCTGGAACATGCGCGTAAGAAGACTACCCAAAAGGTAAACCTCTTTGAGAAAGTGCAGATTCCAGGCTATCAGGATGCTCTGCGAAAGATCAAGCGCTTCATGGAAGACGAGGAGAACCTCTCTAAGTCATCGCAGAAAATCATGAAATCCCATCAAGAGAGTAGGAAGGAGGCAGAAGCATGA
- a CDS encoding V-type ATP synthase subunit I yields MITKMKKLTFLVYHKEYEAFLNGVRELGVVHVAEKQQGVADNAELQDSIRLSSRLQATLKMLHGLSEAKEPTPASAARGLEVLDEVDVLQSEKAKLQQQLQNYQKERAALEPWGDFEPESLSKLHDAGFTVNFYSCSEGSYDETWEEIYNAMIINRVSSRIYFITITKNVVEVDLDAEQIKLPSYSLTRMQILCQETEQALADNDQKLTVLAGKEQPSLQAALKEVNTEIEFSKVMLNTEATAGEKLMLLQGWAPASKEKEIAAWLDEQHIYYEITNPTPEDNVPIQLNNKGFFAWFEPICRLYMLPKYSELDLTPFFAPFFMVFFGLCLGDSGYGLFLFLAATLYRMFAKNISATMKPILSLVQILAASTFFCGMLTGTFFGVSLYDINIPFLQYMKEHLFMDNNAMFQLSLILGVIQILFGMILKAVNQAIQFGFKYAVATIGWIILLVSCGVGALLPEIMPLGGTVHLCILGVAAAMIFLFNSPGKNVFLNIGLGLWDSYNMATGLLGDVLSYVRLFALGLSGGILAGVFNSLAVGMSPDNVIAGPIVMVLIFVIGHAINMFMNVLGAMVHPMRLTFVEFFKNSGYEGGGKEYKPFKK; encoded by the coding sequence ATGATTACAAAAATGAAGAAGCTCACGTTCCTTGTATATCATAAGGAGTACGAAGCATTTCTGAACGGAGTGCGCGAACTTGGAGTAGTGCACGTAGCCGAAAAGCAGCAGGGCGTAGCTGATAACGCAGAATTACAGGATAGCATCCGGCTTTCCTCACGTCTGCAAGCGACACTGAAAATGCTGCATGGCTTGAGCGAAGCGAAGGAACCTACACCTGCTTCTGCTGCCCGTGGACTGGAAGTTCTGGACGAAGTAGATGTGCTGCAAAGTGAAAAGGCGAAGCTGCAACAACAGTTGCAGAACTATCAGAAGGAGAGAGCCGCCCTGGAACCATGGGGTGATTTTGAGCCCGAAAGCCTTAGTAAACTGCACGATGCCGGTTTCACGGTGAACTTCTACAGTTGTTCGGAGGGTAGCTATGACGAGACTTGGGAAGAGATTTATAATGCGATGATTATCAATCGTGTATCCTCACGTATCTATTTCATTACTATAACTAAAAATGTAGTGGAAGTGGATTTGGATGCAGAACAGATAAAGTTGCCTTCTTACTCGTTGACCCGTATGCAGATACTTTGCCAGGAGACTGAACAGGCTTTGGCAGACAATGACCAGAAGTTGACGGTACTTGCCGGAAAAGAACAACCTTCATTGCAGGCTGCACTGAAAGAGGTGAACACTGAAATAGAGTTCTCCAAAGTTATGCTGAATACGGAGGCTACGGCAGGAGAGAAATTGATGTTACTACAAGGTTGGGCACCGGCTTCCAAAGAAAAGGAAATCGCTGCATGGCTGGATGAACAGCATATTTATTATGAAATAACGAATCCGACACCGGAAGATAATGTACCTATTCAGTTGAACAACAAAGGTTTCTTTGCATGGTTTGAACCGATATGCAGGCTCTATATGCTTCCGAAATACAGTGAGTTGGACTTGACACCGTTTTTTGCACCGTTCTTTATGGTGTTCTTCGGACTGTGTCTGGGTGACTCCGGTTACGGGTTGTTCCTGTTCCTTGCTGCTACGTTGTACCGTATGTTTGCCAAGAACATCAGTGCTACGATGAAGCCGATTCTTTCATTGGTGCAGATATTGGCTGCCTCTACATTCTTCTGTGGAATGCTGACAGGTACGTTCTTCGGGGTAAGTCTCTATGACATCAATATACCTTTCCTACAGTATATGAAGGAGCATTTGTTCATGGACAACAATGCCATGTTCCAGCTCTCATTGATATTGGGTGTGATACAGATTCTCTTCGGTATGATACTGAAAGCTGTGAATCAGGCGATACAGTTTGGCTTCAAGTATGCCGTGGCTACGATTGGTTGGATCATACTGCTGGTATCCTGCGGAGTAGGAGCCTTATTGCCCGAAATCATGCCGCTGGGCGGAACGGTACATCTGTGTATCCTCGGTGTGGCTGCTGCCATGATATTCCTCTTCAATAGTCCCGGTAAGAACGTGTTCCTGAACATCGGGCTGGGATTGTGGGATTCTTACAATATGGCTACAGGCTTACTTGGCGACGTGCTTTCGTACGTTCGTTTGTTTGCCCTCGGTCTGTCGGGAGGTATCCTTGCAGGAGTATTCAATAGTCTGGCTGTGGGTATGAGCCCCGACAATGTGATTGCCGGACCGATTGTGATGGTGCTGATATTCGTTATCGGACATGCGATCAATATGTTTATGAATGTACTGGGTGCGATGGTTCACCCTATGCGTCTGACCTTTGTGGAGTTTTTCAAGAATTCCGGTTACGAAGGTGGCGGAAAAGAATATAAGCCATTCAAAAAATAA
- a CDS encoding V-type ATP synthase subunit K, producing MEMNLLIAYIGIAVMIGLSGIGSAYGVTIAGNAAIGALKKNDGAFGNFLVLTALPGTQGLYGFAGYFMFQTIFGILTPEMTGIQAAAILGAGIALGLVALFSAIRQGQVCANGIAAIGQGHDVFSNTLILAVFPELYAIVALAATFLIGSALVA from the coding sequence ATGGAAATGAATTTATTGATTGCCTACATCGGCATCGCAGTAATGATTGGTTTGTCTGGCATCGGTAGTGCCTATGGAGTGACGATTGCCGGTAACGCAGCTATCGGCGCTTTAAAGAAGAACGACGGTGCATTCGGTAACTTCCTCGTATTGACCGCACTTCCCGGTACACAGGGTTTGTATGGTTTTGCCGGTTACTTTATGTTCCAGACTATTTTCGGTATCCTTACTCCTGAAATGACAGGTATCCAGGCTGCCGCTATCCTCGGTGCAGGTATCGCATTGGGATTGGTTGCTTTGTTCTCAGCTATCCGCCAGGGACAGGTTTGTGCGAATGGTATTGCAGCTATCGGACAAGGTCACGATGTATTCAGCAACACGCTGATCCTCGCTGTATTCCCGGAACTTTACGCTATTGTTGCTTTGGCTGCAACATTCTTGATCGGTAGCGCATTGGTTGCATAA
- a CDS encoding glycogen/starch synthase, translating to MTKELLTPDYIFESSWEVCNKVGGIYTVLSTRANTLQARFHDRLFFIGPDFWQGKENPLFIESDNLCAAWKKHAFTKDNLSVRIGRWNIPGNPIVILVDFQPFFAQKNEIYTEMWNHYQVDSLHAYGDYDEASMFSYAAGKVVESFYRYNLTETDKVVYQAHEWMTGMGALYLQIAVPEIATIFTTHATSIGRSIAGNNKPLYDYLFAYNGDQMAGELNMQSKHSIEKQTAHYVDCFTTVSEITNNECKELLDKPADVVLMNGFEDDFVPKGATFTGKRKRARSTMLRVANCLMGTDMGDDTLIIGTSGRYEFKNKGIDVFLESLNRLNRDKNLKKNVLAFINVPGWVGDAREDLQQRLKSKEKFTTPLEVPLITHWLHNMTHDQVLDMLKYMGMSNHPEDKVKIIFVPCYLDGKDGIINKQYYDLILGEDLSVYPSYYEPWGYTPLESVAFHVPTITTDLAGFGLWVNSLKNQHGIDDGVEVLHRSDYNYSEVADGIKDTISAFSGKTDAEVKNIRKRAAQVAEQALWKHFIEYYYEAYDFALRRAMERQLG from the coding sequence ATGACTAAAGAGCTGTTAACCCCCGACTACATCTTCGAGTCAAGCTGGGAAGTATGTAACAAGGTTGGAGGTATCTATACGGTTTTGTCCACGCGAGCAAATACCTTGCAGGCAAGATTTCATGATAGATTGTTTTTCATAGGACCTGATTTTTGGCAGGGGAAAGAGAACCCTTTGTTTATCGAGTCCGATAACCTTTGTGCAGCATGGAAAAAGCATGCATTTACAAAAGATAACCTTTCCGTCCGCATAGGGCGCTGGAACATTCCGGGCAATCCGATCGTTATATTGGTTGATTTCCAACCGTTTTTCGCGCAGAAGAATGAAATTTATACAGAGATGTGGAACCACTATCAGGTGGATTCGCTACATGCATACGGTGATTATGATGAAGCATCTATGTTTTCGTATGCTGCCGGAAAGGTGGTAGAGAGTTTCTATCGCTATAACCTGACGGAAACGGATAAGGTGGTTTATCAGGCTCATGAGTGGATGACCGGTATGGGGGCCCTCTACCTGCAGATTGCCGTTCCTGAAATCGCAACGATCTTTACCACGCATGCCACGTCTATCGGACGTTCCATTGCGGGTAACAATAAACCTCTGTACGACTATCTCTTTGCCTATAACGGCGATCAGATGGCGGGAGAGCTCAACATGCAGTCCAAACACTCCATTGAAAAACAAACTGCACATTATGTAGACTGTTTTACGACTGTGAGCGAAATCACGAATAATGAGTGTAAGGAATTGCTCGATAAGCCTGCCGACGTAGTGCTTATGAACGGTTTCGAGGATGATTTTGTGCCGAAGGGTGCTACATTTACCGGAAAGCGTAAACGTGCGAGATCTACTATGTTGCGCGTTGCCAATTGCTTGATGGGTACGGATATGGGAGATGATACATTGATTATCGGTACCAGTGGCCGTTATGAATTCAAGAACAAGGGCATTGATGTCTTCCTTGAATCGCTGAACCGGCTGAACCGCGATAAGAACCTGAAGAAGAATGTATTGGCTTTCATCAACGTGCCAGGTTGGGTAGGCGATGCCCGTGAAGACTTGCAACAACGTCTTAAGAGCAAGGAGAAATTCACTACTCCGCTGGAAGTACCTTTGATTACCCACTGGCTGCATAACATGACGCACGATCAGGTGCTGGATATGTTGAAGTACATGGGCATGAGTAATCATCCTGAGGATAAGGTGAAGATTATTTTTGTTCCCTGCTATCTTGATGGAAAAGATGGCATTATAAACAAGCAATATTATGATTTGATACTGGGAGAAGACCTCAGTGTCTACCCTTCATATTATGAACCTTGGGGATATACCCCGTTGGAAAGTGTTGCTTTCCATGTTCCGACCATCACGACCGATCTGGCTGGATTCGGACTTTGGGTAAACAGCCTGAAAAATCAGCATGGCATCGATGATGGAGTAGAGGTACTTCACCGTTCGGATTATAACTATTCCGAAGTGGCTGATGGCATCAAGGACACCATTTCCGCATTCTCAGGAAAGACGGATGCAGAAGTGAAAAACATTCGCAAGCGTGCTGCCCAAGTGGCTGAGCAGGCTTTGTGGAAGCATTTTATCGAATATTATTATGAGGCCTACGATTTCGCCCTTCGTCGTGCGATGGAGCGTCAGCTGGGTTAA
- a CDS encoding glycosyltransferase family 1 protein, producing the protein MKIKVSNVNTPNWKDVNVRSHIPAELEKLSELAHNIWWSWNYEATELFRDLDPALWKEVGHNPVLLLERMSYAKLEALANDKVILKRMNDVYSKFRAYMDVESDKKRPSIAYFSMEYGLNQVLKIYSGGLGVLAGDYLKEASDSNVDLCAVGFLYRYGYFTQTLSMDGQQIANYEAQNFGQLPIERVMDENGNQVIVDVPYLDYFVHAFVWRVNVGRISLYLLDTDNEMNSEFDRPITHQLYGGDWENRLKQEILLGIGGILTLKKLGIKKDVYHCNEGHAALINVQRICDYVAEGLSYDQAIELVRASSLYTVHTPVPAGHDYFDEGLFGKYMGGYPAKMGISWDDLMDLGRNNPGDKGERFCMSVFACNTSQEVNGVSWLHGKVSQEMFSSIWKGYFPEEMHVGYVTNGVHFPTWSATEWKHLYAANFDENFLNDQSNPKIWEAIYNVPDEKIWETRMALKNKLIDYVRKQYRETWLKNQGDPSRIVSLMDKINPNALLIGFGRRFATYKRAHLLFTDLDRLAKIVNNPDYPVQFLFTGKAHPHDGAGQGLIKRIIEISRRPEFLGKIIFLENYDMQLARRLVSGVDIWLNTPTRPLEASGTSGEKALMNGVVNFSVLDGWWLEGYREGAGWALTEKRTYQNQDHQDQLDAATIYSILETEILPLYYARNKKGYSEGWVKTIKNSIAQIAPHYTMKRQLDDYYSKFYNKLAKRFSALSANDNAKAKEIAAWKEEVVSKWDSIEVVSYDKCEELLQATIESGKEYTITYVIDEKGLNDAIGLELVTTYTAGDGKQHVYSVEPFSVVKKEGNLYTFQVKHKLENAGSFKVSYRMFPKNSDLPHRQDFCYVRWFV; encoded by the coding sequence ATGAAGATTAAAGTTAGTAATGTAAACACTCCGAACTGGAAAGATGTGAATGTGAGATCTCATATTCCTGCTGAGTTGGAGAAATTGTCTGAACTGGCACACAACATTTGGTGGTCTTGGAACTACGAAGCTACTGAACTGTTTAGAGATCTTGACCCCGCTCTGTGGAAAGAAGTTGGTCATAACCCTGTACTCTTGTTAGAAAGAATGAGTTATGCTAAGCTCGAAGCACTTGCAAACGACAAAGTTATTCTGAAAAGAATGAATGATGTGTATTCTAAGTTTAGAGCATATATGGATGTAGAATCTGATAAAAAACGTCCTTCCATTGCTTATTTCAGCATGGAGTACGGTTTGAACCAGGTACTTAAGATATATTCAGGTGGTTTGGGCGTTCTTGCCGGCGACTACCTGAAAGAGGCTTCTGATAGCAATGTAGACCTTTGCGCAGTCGGTTTTCTGTATCGTTACGGTTACTTTACACAGACTCTCTCTATGGATGGTCAGCAGATTGCCAACTACGAAGCTCAGAACTTCGGTCAGTTGCCTATCGAGCGCGTGATGGATGAGAATGGTAATCAGGTGATTGTGGATGTTCCTTATTTGGATTATTTCGTTCATGCGTTTGTATGGCGTGTGAATGTAGGACGTATCTCTCTCTATCTGCTGGATACGGACAATGAAATGAATAGTGAATTCGACCGTCCTATCACTCACCAGCTTTATGGCGGTGACTGGGAAAACCGTCTGAAACAAGAAATTCTGCTCGGTATCGGTGGCATCTTGACACTGAAGAAGCTGGGTATTAAGAAAGATGTTTATCATTGCAACGAAGGACACGCAGCATTGATCAATGTTCAGCGTATCTGTGACTATGTAGCCGAAGGTTTGTCTTACGATCAAGCTATCGAACTGGTGCGTGCATCTTCTCTGTATACTGTACATACTCCGGTTCCTGCCGGTCACGACTACTTTGACGAAGGTCTTTTCGGCAAATATATGGGCGGTTATCCTGCCAAGATGGGTATCAGTTGGGATGACCTGATGGATCTCGGTCGTAATAATCCGGGTGATAAAGGCGAGCGTTTCTGTATGTCAGTTTTCGCTTGCAACACTTCACAGGAAGTGAACGGCGTAAGCTGGTTGCACGGAAAAGTTTCTCAGGAGATGTTCTCTTCTATCTGGAAAGGCTATTTCCCCGAAGAAATGCATGTGGGGTATGTTACCAACGGTGTACACTTCCCGACATGGAGCGCTACTGAATGGAAGCATCTCTATGCTGCTAATTTTGACGAGAACTTCTTGAATGATCAGTCTAACCCGAAAATTTGGGAAGCTATCTACAATGTGCCCGATGAAAAAATCTGGGAAACACGTATGGCTTTGAAGAACAAGTTGATCGACTATGTTCGTAAGCAATACCGTGAAACCTGGTTGAAGAATCAGGGTGATCCTTCACGTATCGTTTCGTTGATGGATAAGATCAACCCGAATGCATTGCTGATCGGTTTCGGTCGCCGTTTTGCTACTTACAAACGTGCTCACTTGCTGTTCACTGACCTTGACCGTCTGGCTAAGATTGTGAACAACCCTGACTATCCGGTACAGTTCCTGTTCACCGGTAAGGCTCACCCGCATGACGGAGCCGGTCAAGGTCTGATCAAGAGAATTATCGAAATCTCCCGTCGTCCGGAATTCCTGGGTAAGATTATTTTCCTGGAAAACTATGATATGCAGCTGGCTCGCCGTCTGGTATCCGGTGTGGATATCTGGTTGAATACTCCGACTCGTCCGCTCGAAGCATCCGGTACTTCCGGTGAGAAAGCGTTGATGAACGGTGTTGTAAATTTCTCCGTACTCGACGGTTGGTGGTTGGAAGGCTACCGCGAAGGTGCAGGTTGGGCGTTGACAGAAAAGCGTACTTACCAGAACCAGGATCATCAGGATCAGCTCGATGCAGCTACTATCTACAGCATCCTTGAAACTGAGATCCTGCCGTTGTACTATGCACGCAACAAGAAAGGATACTCTGAAGGTTGGGTGAAGACTATCAAGAATTCTATTGCACAGATTGCACCTCACTATACAATGAAGCGTCAGTTGGACGACTATTATAGCAAGTTCTACAATAAGTTGGCTAAACGTTTCAGCGCACTGTCTGCTAATGACAATGCCAAAGCTAAGGAAATTGCTGCTTGGAAAGAAGAAGTGGTTTCTAAGTGGGACAGCATCGAGGTCGTATCTTATGACAAGTGTGAAGAATTGCTGCAGGCTACCATCGAAAGCGGTAAGGAATATACCATTACTTACGTTATTGATGAGAAGGGCTTGAACGATGCAATCGGTCTGGAACTGGTAACTACTTACACTGCCGGTGACGGTAAACAACACGTTTACTCTGTTGAGCCGTTCAGCGTAGTGAAGAAAGAGGGTAACCTCTATACCTTCCAGGTAAAACATAAATTAGAGAACGCAGGTAGCTTCAAGGTATCCTACCGTATGTTCCCGAAAAACTCTGATCTGCCTCACCGTCAGGATTTCTGTTACGTTCGCTGGTTCGTGTAA
- the gpmA gene encoding 2,3-diphosphoglycerate-dependent phosphoglycerate mutase, translated as MKKIVLLRHGESAWNKENRFTGWTDVDLTEKGIAEAKKAGELLVDNDFLFDKAYTSYLKRAVKTLDVVLDRMDQDWIPVEKSWRLNEKHYGQLQGLNKAETAEKYGEEQVLVWRRSYDVAPHALAEDDPRNPRFEVRYNEVPDAELPRTESLKDTIERIMPYWKCVIFPNLKTADELLVVAHGNSLRGIIKHLKGISDEDIVKLNLPTAVPYVFEFDDDLNLTKDYFLGDPEEIKKLMEAVANQGKK; from the coding sequence ATGAAGAAAATTGTATTGCTCCGCCACGGTGAGAGCGCATGGAATAAAGAGAATCGTTTCACAGGTTGGACCGATGTGGATTTAACAGAAAAAGGTATTGCCGAAGCTAAGAAGGCAGGAGAGTTATTGGTAGATAATGACTTCCTGTTTGATAAGGCCTATACTTCCTACCTGAAACGTGCAGTAAAGACGTTGGATGTGGTGCTGGACCGTATGGATCAGGACTGGATACCGGTAGAAAAATCTTGGCGTCTGAACGAGAAGCACTACGGGCAGCTCCAAGGGCTGAATAAGGCGGAGACTGCTGAAAAATATGGTGAAGAACAGGTGTTAGTCTGGCGTCGCAGCTACGATGTAGCTCCACATGCATTGGCTGAAGATGATCCCCGTAATCCACGTTTTGAGGTTCGATACAATGAAGTGCCCGATGCCGAATTGCCTCGTACAGAGTCGCTGAAAGATACAATAGAACGCATTATGCCTTATTGGAAATGTGTGATTTTCCCGAATCTGAAGACTGCAGATGAACTACTTGTAGTAGCGCACGGCAACAGTTTGCGAGGAATTATCAAACACCTGAAAGGTATCTCCGATGAAGATATTGTAAAGCTGAATCTGCCGACTGCTGTGCCTTATGTATTCGAATTCGATGACGACCTGAATTTGACGAAGGATTATTTTCTGGGAGATCCGGAGGAGATAAAGAAGTTGATGGAAGCGGTGGCGAACCAAGGAAAGAAATGA
- a CDS encoding DUF6064 family protein, with protein MEVFWKTIAQYNEGTWIAQIVITVVGILLTILLYQKPTLLVKRLMKGYMVFLNSWISIVYYMIYCGDRNYNYILAIFWGIIALIWLWDLITNYTPFERYHKYDKLTYILYAMPFLYPLLSWARGMEFPMMTTCVMPCSVAVFTIGLLLAFSRKVNLLVILFLCHWALIAFSKVYVYKIPEDLLLASATVPAIYLFFKNYFDQNLHKETKPSAKYTNWILIALCLAIGIFLSITIFHELAG; from the coding sequence ATGGAAGTTTTTTGGAAAACAATCGCACAATATAATGAAGGAACCTGGATAGCCCAGATCGTTATAACCGTTGTAGGCATCTTGCTGACCATACTTCTCTATCAGAAACCGACACTACTAGTCAAGCGGCTGATGAAGGGATATATGGTGTTTTTAAATAGCTGGATTTCTATCGTCTACTACATGATTTATTGTGGTGACCGGAATTACAATTATATACTTGCCATATTCTGGGGCATAATCGCACTTATCTGGCTATGGGATCTCATTACGAACTATACTCCGTTTGAGCGTTACCACAAATATGACAAGCTGACTTACATATTGTATGCCATGCCGTTCCTTTACCCTCTCCTCTCATGGGCACGGGGCATGGAATTCCCGATGATGACTACCTGTGTCATGCCCTGTTCCGTAGCCGTATTCACTATCGGATTGTTGTTGGCGTTTTCCCGTAAGGTCAATCTATTGGTGATCCTTTTCCTTTGTCACTGGGCACTCATTGCTTTCTCCAAGGTTTACGTCTACAAAATTCCGGAAGATTTATTATTGGCCAGTGCAACCGTACCTGCCATCTATCTCTTCTTCAAGAACTACTTCGACCAGAATCTGCATAAGGAAACAAAACCAAGTGCCAAATATACCAACTGGATATTAATAGCACTTTGCTTAGCAATCGGAATATTTCTGAGTATTACGATATTTCACGAGCTGGCAGGATAA
- a CDS encoding threonine/serine exporter family protein, with amino-acid sequence MMLVDILTDGIFAAVAAIGFGAISDPPLRAFPSIALLAAIGHALRFCLMTYLGVDIATASLCASFSIGMGSLVLGKRIYCPMTVLYIPALLPMIPGMYAYKIVFSLIMFMQNLKVPELQEKYLIDLFTNSIITCSVIFMLAVGATIPLFLFIKRAFSMTRHEKK; translated from the coding sequence ATGATGCTTGTTGATATACTTACAGACGGCATATTCGCCGCTGTCGCCGCTATCGGTTTCGGAGCGATTTCAGATCCTCCTTTGCGTGCTTTCCCTTCCATTGCTTTGCTTGCCGCCATCGGTCATGCCCTGCGCTTCTGCCTGATGACGTATCTGGGAGTGGATATTGCTACTGCGTCCCTATGTGCTTCTTTCAGTATCGGTATGGGAAGTTTGGTTCTGGGAAAACGCATCTATTGCCCTATGACTGTGCTATATATCCCTGCACTGTTGCCAATGATTCCGGGTATGTATGCCTACAAAATAGTATTCTCGCTCATCATGTTCATGCAGAACCTGAAAGTGCCCGAATTACAGGAAAAGTATCTGATTGACTTATTTACGAATTCAATCATTACCTGTAGTGTTATCTTCATGTTGGCAGTGGGCGCTACTATACCGTTGTTCCTGTTCATCAAACGGGCCTTCTCCATGACAAGACACGAGAAAAAATAA